The sequence below is a genomic window from Wyeomyia smithii strain HCP4-BCI-WySm-NY-G18 chromosome 1, ASM2978416v1, whole genome shotgun sequence.
TGAcatccagtttctggaaaacagccggaaatgaccaaataataaccagaatgagtatttccggaaccaaaaTGACACCCAGTGGCTACAAATTGATTTCACATCctgttttaaaatccaagatgacgacttctggtttctggaaaacagccaagaGTGACCTaatcaggcccggatttgagggagggcaaagggggcaaatgccctggGCCGTtatctctaaatgttttaacgggtgttaaataaaaaatgagaattttttcaataccttTCAGTAACTCAAACACAGAGCGTAAAATTGTCTTTCTCCAAGAAAATTGCTCTTTGGGCTCCCTAGAAACAGTAGGCGTgtttggttttgctagtttgaatTTAGTCAAAGCAAAGATAGCGTCGAAACAGCACGTGCTCCGCGAACGCATTGTACGGTTCTACGAAACGCATTTCCAGCAAGGAAAAAATTTCACGGTGACACATTTTAAGGAAGAAAATGTACCTGTCAGTACGGTATATCGTATCCTGGGTTCCCTGAACGAAGGTCGGAAGTGGTCGTCCGGTGACGATAATGACGAAGCAGAGGACATCGTTAAAGAAGCTGTTTGACAACAAGGACGCAACCAACCTTCGTGACGCCGGTCGAAAATATGGCTGCTCCCACGTATTGATCCATCGGACCCTCAAGCAGAGTTGccattttcacagatttttttcctttttcaaatcacagaatctgtgatcacagatgacagatatttttggaaaatcacagattttcacagatttttcccATAAATGCCGGAAATAACAAATCACCTACATTTTTTCTACAGGTCAAACTCATTAATTCGAAGGTACGATTTTCCGGAAGCTCGAATAACCATCCGTAAAAAATAGTTCGACTATCTGGAGTCATTCTTCTTGCAAATTTTGAATTCGTTTACACTTCCGACATTTGCCTTTTTATCGATTCTATCTAGGAATGCTAGTTTTTTGCGCTATATGCTGCTTAGTTAACTCAATGAAGTGAGCAGAAGGGTGACCAGATTGAATCACCTCACTCTGATTGAATTTACGATATTTTGCCGTGTACCGTATCCAACTAATGGATGAGTTTCTTCTGATACGCAGCTTATCTGGTCTCAATGCCAACCTGAAAGACACTTCGTTGAGGAACAAGTTGACTGTTCCAATGCAATTTTCAAAGCTAAATAGTTAATTCAATCGAGTGGAGGAAATTTAATGTTAATataaagcatttcaatcaatctcgttttgtttttaaacaaataatcaTACTCCAGATATGATCACAGATATTTTTTCTCTGGTCacagattttcacagattttgGTCGTCAAAACACAGATTTCAAAACGGCAACTCTGCCCTCAAGATGGAAGGAATCGTCTGCAGGAAGAAGACGAGGTCGCCGGAGTACACGGAGGAGCAGATTGAGACGGTTAAAACACAGTGTCGGTGGATGACCAAAAAATACCGCGGGACGTCTTTCGTTCTGGACGACGAAAGCTATTTTCCGCTGTCCAAAACGCATATTCCAGGAAATGATAATTACTACTCCAGCGACAAGTCATCCACACCGCCTGAAGTGAAAtacaagtttgaaaaaaaggttatgttgtacagcgccatttccgaccggggcatttcaaagccttggtttaagccgagcggtctggcaatcaaccaacaaatctatcaagaagagtgcctcgataaaatcctgctgccgttcctgaacgagcatcacgcggatgggaagtacgtcttctggccagacaaggcgtcttcccattacgccaagaagacgctggcgtatcttgaggagaaaaagataccgttcgtgccgaaagatcgtaacccaacaaacttgccccagtgccgcccaatagaggatttctttggctcactcagtgccctagtatataaaaacaattggaGGGCCAAGGATACGAAGCAACTGACTACAAGAATCCGGAATTGTATCCGGAGCATCGCAACAAAGTTGCGTCGAACAGCAGACCACGGCCCTTACTCAAATATtcactgaaattttttttgaagaaaatacattatgttatcctccccagctggtctcgaggtacgatggtggcctaacaagccagttgtcgtaggttcgagtctcggctcaggagaAACTGttactgtcagtaggatcgtagcgctagccccgcaattgtcctgtacactcaacagttggctgcgaagtctgtgtatagtaaacagaaggtcaagttccgaatcggaatgtatcaccaaggttttgctttgctttacattatgttattaataaaaaatactgaaatcgatgaaaaaaaattatttttttatatgtgattgaaaaaattcttattttttatttaacacccgttaaGAAAAGAGGgtatcacaaacaaatttgccccggccCCCCAGCGGCTAAATCCGGCCATATACATccgaatatgggtatttccggtatcgTAATAATTCATAATAATTCACAGAAGCCTTGagttttattttcgaaaattattTCGTTGAAGCCTTAaaattattgtaaaactaaaaaGATATATCGAACAATAATAACAGAAGCGGTCCCAAGCCTCGGATAACACCTGATGTACCTTCACTACAGGCTCATTTTTTGTTGAACTTAACGTTTTCACCAGTGGTCGATTGAGTACGACTTATTTCAGTTGTTTAGTCTCATCAAAATGTCTATTTTGCGGACCTTGAGAGTCATCTGAATATCTTGAATTGTGGTTCAGAGAAACTTGACATAATTCAAGAGGATTCGTAACTCTGTACCTGTTTTTAAGGAATTCGTATCAAGAATTTCTTCTTTCCCGGATTTTGTGTCCACATAAATCAAACTTCGGGGTTATTTGCTGGCCTGTGTCTATTATTGCTAAAGGAACAcactacactgtaaaaaaatttaaaaaaaaatttttttgggaaaatttAACTTTTCTAGTTTTTATTCTTCCAAATTCGAACAAgcatcaatgtttagctaacaATGTGAAGTTTGGATGGATCTTTAAAAAGTGAGTTTGTCTCCAAACATTTAATTTACATTTATTAACTTTTCTTTTTCAagattaacttttttatcttacgGCGTATATTTTCGTTGAAACGACAaaaatactatctacaacttaaTTGATGACATCACATAAATctaacaaaccgttctggctcgaAACATGTTTGTAACTACTTATAACTTTTAAGAGAAAAGTTTATTCCTATTCTAAAAGTTTTATTTCTCAGTGTATaagttttcgaaaatttgaaaaaaaaactccgaaaaataacaaaaatatcagCCGAATCTTGTGAAGGCACAAGAGTTATCGGGCGAAGTTATGACCTCTTTTTTGCTCAATTGTTCCCGTTGCGAATAAGAAAACAACAATTTGTGGGTAGTTTTTGTACAAAGATGCGAAtcttgagattttttttccggGAGCAAAAAAATTCATCGaactaaattttaattttacgaCGTAcgagttatgaatttttgaattagatTATGTCCAAACCAAACCTTAAAAATCTCGGCTTCTTTTTTTGTGTGTTAATGAAGTGAAGgatttttaataaacaaaaagcaaagccttggtgctacattccgatttggaactcgaccttctattATTATACACAGCctccgcagccaactgtttagtgtacaagacCATTGCGGAACTAGCgccacgatcctactgacactaacattcttccccgagccgagactggaacctacgacgactggcttataagaccagcatcgtacctcgagtccAATTGGCAGATATTAATagatttttaataaatataaaaCTTAATAATGCATAAAAGCCAAATAGTACCaatgaaaatcttaaaaacTAGAACTGATTATTATCGAccaaaaatagaattattttgattttacaTTCCACTCAAACATATCTAAGACTTCACTGAGCAATAATTGAAGCTTTTAGAAGTTAGAAATTTCAACTTAAACTCcagagaattttttttgcggcatGACCTTTTCGGTTTATCTACCAAACTTGAAGTAACATGTTTGGaaacatttgcatttttaattttcaaaaaaaaaaaaagaatcaaagTTTTTTGCGAatatattttaatattcaatttattttaatgTGAATGCCTTCAGAATCAAAAACCACCAATTTATGTATGAATTGCGCCGATCTCCGTTTCGAATAAATTGCTTCCAAAGATACCAACTCATAAAGCGTCCATTTTTTAAAATCGCTGCAGCTGAAAATAGCACTTTCCCAAGGTGGCCCCTCTCATGTCATTAACTAACACTACCGATAAATCACCTTCGGATATATTCATTAAAATAAACGCGACGCTAGCTATAGTGGCCATTGGTGACAGGCCAAGCCTTCAAACGAAAGCAAAGAAAACGCTCAAAAAGAACACTTCAAACTTTCGCTACCACTCCAGGCAAGATAAAACCGAACATGAGAAGCGTGAAAGTCAAAACATCTCCACTTCTTCTTATTTTAGAATCTCATGCACATATAAAACACCGTTCAAAAGTTTCCGCTAGAAGGTAAAGTTTATCTGAGTGAAATGAAAAAGGTTAGAACAGTTTTCTCCCAATAAACCTTCGATTTTAATTTAGTCGCATTTTCGCTCGGCTTCCTGTACGATGTCGCGCAGCATAATTCGGCACAATTTCGCTTCGGAAAGCGTCAACACCGGGAAATCTTCATCCGAAATAAGTATCCTCTTGCGTATCCCGTCGGCGATGTGTATTTCCAGCTCGCTCCGGTTCAAAGAATCGCTGCTATCAACCAGCGGAACTCGCGGGCTCGGGCCAAACGGTTCACTGTCCACGGCCAGCACCCGGATCGAGTGACGGGGAAGTAATCTCGATTCTGTCAAGTAGCTGAACAGAACACTGGATAGGCAGGGTAACGAATCGAAGGCATAGAGGAAACAGGCTTTATCTTCCAGTTCCAAAGGGTCCAATTCTAGCTCGTCGTAGCGGAGAGGGCAAAACCAATAAATGATGTTTTCGCTGCTCCATATTGCTACGCAAGCTTCCTCGATCTTCAAAACCACTGCTATACGGATAGCCAACAATCGATTAATCAGTTGTTCGAATTCTTCCCGTTGTGTACTGCCAAAGGCAACGTCCATCCGAATCAGCCTCGACTGCTCCAGTAGAAAACAGTGCTCGGATCCATCCTCTTCGTTAAAAAATATTCCCAGTTTGTTGATAACCTTATCCGTCATTTTCCCTCCGAAGAGACCGTTCAAAACTGTCGCATCCCACGAACGCGTCTCAAGTTTCCGCGAGCAGTCAATAGCATTTAGGGATATTCGCAACGATTCCAACCGAAAGCTGGGATCTTTTAAATATTTATCTCCCATCAGAAGCGCTTTATTTTCGCTCAGTATTAAAAACCGACTTGCAGTTCGGGACCGGCGCTTCAGCGTCACAACATTGTCTTCTTCAACGGAAGCTATCGATATTTTGGACATGTAGAATTTAGATCGATCGTTCAGCTGTTTCACTTCTAGAATAAACTGCATCATCATTTTGAGACTGTTAAAAAACGCCAACTGGGAAGTGTCACGGATGCAGGGATCGTACAGATAGTACCCTTCGGCAGTTCTCCACGTGATCAAATAGTGGGTCTCGCACTTTAATACGAGCCCACTGTAGCCGGAGATGTGTTCGATCAAGGCGTTCTTGAAGTTCGGCGGTGGTGCATTCGTCGACCTTATCCGTCCCTTGGCTATCGTACCAGTCAGTAATAAGTGATAGATTTTTTCCTCGTAAGGTACGGAAAATTTTGACATAACCAGCGCGGAGCTTATGTTATCACCGAGGGCTTTGATTTCCTCGAAGGTTTTTACGTCCCATTTGGAGGGGTTTTTGAGGCGCGAAAACAGAAACACCAGAGCAAAGTGCTTGATGATGTCCAGTTGGGCATCTTCTGGGCTGCTAAGTGAAGGTCTTAGGAGCAAAATATACTGAAGATGAGTTTGGTTATACCTTAAACCCTTCGAAGGTCTTCTTCGGCACGGAATTCCTACTAGAATCCCAATCTTTTGAGGTGTCGGATCGTGCAGTTTCTTTTTCAGGGGTTTCTTAGGGGAGGGTTCAATACTCGAAATGCCTCGGGTAATATCTTTGTAATTGAACAAAGGTAAGCGTGCGAAAAATCTGCTAGCTAAAATTAGCTGATCTTACCACTCGAGGGTACCTGGACTCGGCGGTTTTTCTTGAAGGGTGGTTCCAGCTCAGCAATCGCTGGTGGCTCCTGCTCACACTGATCAGCTTCCCCCTCAAAAGCGTTCGGGGATCCGTTGTTTAGTTTGTTTATTAAATTGAACGATGGTCGCACTTCGGTTAGCACATCGTTCACGGTAGTCACTTGTTGTGATTTTGATTGTGAAGACGGAAGTTGTGTTTCGGATTCCAGCGGAAGTTCCGCAGGAGAAGCGTCTGAAATCGATTCCAACGACTCTAACTGGTCGTTCTCCGATGCTGTTGTATCGTGGTTCGGAACATCTTCTATTtcattttccatattttttattGGAAGGATTTTTATAGCAACTTAACTAATTTTGACGTTACGAATCCGATAAAAGCGAGATGAGTTTAATTGGCCTACTTTgcagtagaaaaaaatgttgGAAGATTTCACCAAGAAAACTttgattttgtggaaaaatTCAGCAATGTTCAATAGAGTAACACACAGGAAACTACCGAGGAAATCAATAAACACTAAACGAGGTACATACGTCCTATATACGCTTTTATGACACCTACTGTACATCTAAAAGTAATTTATGTTACTCTGCGATATTCGAGTAATTAAATGTAGTCCTCTCCAAATAGACACCTACTTTTTGGTAgagtaataatattttttctcgaggctcaaaacccaaattaatccttCGGTGGATCGATTGGACACTGACAATAAAATAACTGTTGAATAGGTATTTATTTACCATGACTCACGTCGATTGTTGTAAATCGTGGAGGGTCGTGGATTTGATGGAAACTATCCTTACTTTTCATTAACTTTTTCATTATAAAATGGGTGAATAAAGTAAATAAGATCTACATAAAGTCAACAATTCAATGACTTCTCTTTAAACTGAACTATTGATAAACTGTTTTAATTTAGCGTGTAGTGACCAGCTGCTTCATTGTTCGAGCTTTTCTACACAAGATGCTAAAGGCTTGctatgaatttttatttcagcAGGTTATCTTTACTTTATCATCACGGGTTAGATCATCAGTTTAAATACAAATTATCTTACAGTCACGACGTTGTGAACCGACTGTTTTCGATTCAAAgaaagacaacattttgaaattgTCGATTACGTATGATTAGTAAAGTTTGTTTCAAACATGCAACTAATTACAGCATAGAAGACAGATTTTTTGTTCAAGAGCAAAAAGGATAACATTAACTTGCCCTGACAGCCCAGACGAAAATGGCACTCAATGCCGAGGGGGAAAGTTACATGATCTAACGTTGATTTTCTAACTACGCAAACATTCATTAGCACTACATTCCTTTCCGTTCTCTCCGGTTCGCCAGTAAAGTGTCAGCATTACCACATCTACGTGTTTTTCCCTCTTATCTCAAAGCACACTGCTCACTAAAATGTCACTATATCCTGTCACTTAATCAGCAATCCATGCACCGAGTGTGATGGTTTCACTTTTGCACCAGATCCTAACCTCGGCCGTAGTTCTCTCGTTTGGTTCGTTCGACTACCTGCAATCTGCATCTCCACATCCCAAGGACAACATTTCAGAAGAAACTTTCCTTTTATACAGCCAAAATGATGCCGCACACAAAAGACCACCACCACCATCGTCCTACCAAATGCAGCGGCGGCACATATTGCTCCTGCTGTTGTCACATCGAACACACGGGAGCTAAAGTATCCTTCCACCCTATCCGACCGATGGTTAGCGAAGCACCGAAAAATCTTCAACCCATCTCCTAAACACAAAATCCCTGCAAGCAAATTTATCCACCGCCGGTATTTCCCTCAATCTCTCGTCCCAGTGCAGCGCGGTGTCCTGCTACTCGCTGCATCATCCCGTCATCTTACCTTTCTCTCGGGCACAGCCTTCAGGAGCCGAAAAAGAGACACACACACCCTCGCGTACTACAGCAATCCCAAGTTATTGAGCGATTGAACGAGACTGACTTCTTGCGCTAgtggacgacgacgacgacgaatcGTACGTTCTGGCTGacaacattttttgtttttctttttttttccgagaccgacgacgacgacgactcaggctattgacatactgaggcgtcaaatgaagcgaagcaagaagcgtcgcaaaagcgtccgagctacttcttcgaacgtctatatgaaacgctcaaaccggtcatactcgagtggcaacgacgcgtcggtagaggcggcgaaacagaacgagtagtgttttgacgcgcgtatacttacgcggtaataccttgttcagactaaatcttcatcgcaaggtgctttatatttgctttgttttggtttggtaattgaaaaaaagcagatagaaaacattttcgtttacaaaatgttaaaatgtttaaaaaatgttagtgcagttcagactaaacctgatatcgccaggagCTTTATGTTcgctttattttggtcttaaatatagaaaatatcgggaaaaattttcaggtagtcaggaaaataacactggtatttttgattgatattgcatgcctCACATGCTGCACTTCTTTAGTCGCGAAACGCCAgtcgctgagtaactagctgtgctcacagGGGTTATTCAAAGTCCAACAGATATCATAAACTAGTTAAACTttacttcataaaaaaatctctatgcttactaaaaacgtgatttaccgtgcttgaagaagcaaacaagtattcattggacgaattcatatttcctttaaacgaagccgctgctggaatctaggaatatgacaacacaacgcatctGCGACGTTCGCttcagtatgtcataggaagcttcacccaacgcttttgtttattccgcttctaatacgctcaacgcttcgcttcatttgacgcctcagtatgtcagtagcctcaCTTGCTTACTTACTGCCCTGCCGTTTCTTTTCTTCTGTTCTGTTCACTACTCGGTCGGTATTTGAACCATCAGCCGtggccagcagcagcagtacaGCAGAATCGGTCGGTCGACGGTCGGTCCACCCTCTCACGCTCGGCTGGAACACCTTTCCCTTCGAACGGGACCCACCGTTGACAGTTCCCTTGCGtgcagcggcagcagcagcggcagaCGACAAGACAAAAAGGAATCCACACTAACACAAATGGCGGTGAATTCACGCAAATCGAGTCGTCGTATTCGTACGGTGTGGAAAGCTCAGCACCAGACTGACTCCTGCTAACActaacacacacgcacacgaaTTCGTAGGTACAAACCAATGCAATGCAAGTAGGTACACAGGCAGGCGAGTTTCTGCCCGTCCGTCAGTAGAACGACGACGAATGCTGCTTTTGTACGTACGCGGCACGGGTTGCCAAGTGGCGATTGTGTGCCCGACGTTCGTGTCATTCCACTGGCAGTACGAAGTTATAGTTTGGCTTGATTTATTGAGTAAAATTGCACTAAAGTTTTATATTAActcaattattgaaaaatacatGTCGTTGTGTTTTGTCCTAACAATAAgacttttataatttttaattattgcTTTTAAATGGGTCGAACGAGACACCATCCAGCGTAACGGCCATTAGTTATAAACATTGTAGCGAAAAAcgtgataaaatattttttctgtgattattTGTTTTCTATGTCTTTTCCACAACGACGATTGCCGACCAGCCGTCGAGAGCGGTAGCCTCTAGCTTGTGAAAGGGTTTAGGTTTGTTTTTCATATACTACAGTTTATGGGTTTCACTTCTTTCCTACAGCTATTCTATGCAGCTGTCTAAATTTATCAACCTCTTGTTCTAATCAAATTGAAGTCTAATCGCAGGCAACGTGAAACAATCAAATAACACTGGCCTACAAAAGCGAAATAAGTGCTGCCCTAGAAagcttatagctttttaaccattcctgtgaattttgttgAGCCTAGCCATAACCAAAACGCGTCAGCTTACGTATGCATAGCAATTGCTTGCCAGGTTCTTtacttcaacgttatgtttaggcgtcgtacacaaattacgtgacGCATGAAGGAGGGGGTGGGAGGgggttaagtctgcgttacttattgttacataggggggagggggggggttaattgagatcgttacgtaactgtgatgtttgctcaaaacggcaaatttggagggggagacaggttgtccagcgttacgtaattttaggggggggagtcatatcgaacgttacttatcgttataTAGGGGAGAGggagtctgaaatctaggtttttagcgttacgtaatttgtgtacgacgccttacgagaaaactcatttaagtctctgaaaaaatgttagtgGCTGGAGGCatcaaaactcacaggaatagCTAAAAACCTAGaatctttctttctttttctagtttgagctttagggccacacctgtgttgaccagtgtaatcaataAAGTCACAtatcattttggcgacgaggatctcaagaatccacgaacatggcagaagatagagttgatcagcagccgcaaccgggaattcaagatatgattttCAAGATGGCCCAACTTTTACGGCAGATGGCGGCTCAGCAGCAGCAtcctcagtatcaaaccccggagcagatattggagtccctctcatcgaacatcaccgagtttgtcttcgccgaagaaaacggagttacgctCGGACGCTGgcttaaccgctaccaggacctctccAAGAACGATgagccagctgaatgatgcggcgaaggttcGTCTTCTCCTCCGGAAACTGGACACCCATCCGCACAgtcgctatctcaactacatcctgccaaagcttcccaaggacgtgaagtttgaagacacagccaagattctcaataaaatcttcgggcatcaaacgtcaacgtttcagaagcggttcatgtgtcttttcacgattgttgttaaccatctgacgatgaacactcagcaagcacagagtactcaaccgctgttcaaccattgttgacctcatCCAGGTTTTcgcccgacgtaatgtgctgaacgggatttcggctagcaggtctataagatccagctcttccaagttcttacggtctgctctcatgctgttgcaatgttgatacaaaacttccacctctccaaccaaattgtcaacttcgtaaaaaattacgaaactttcggttttgcgcttgaaatCTTCCAATGACATCCGTAtaacgttagcgggatgcagcaaggacaacgcgtaggcaggtgcactatcttcgccgaaccgtgtttccagtgaggatgcaagagaatcaaggtaaggaattgtcacagctcggtttcaatactccaagctagttgaaaaaatatttttttgaaaaaattttaacttttgatGTGGGACTATGTTTTCCTTCACTATACTAGGGTACATTCTGTGGAAACAGAAATGAGCATGTCACGTTTTGGGTTGGCGGAATGGAGGATTCAAATGTGAATAGCTCTCACACAACTGTACCGGATTAAATAATTAATCTGTCGTTGGATAGCTGAAACATACAAGAATTTTGTAAAATGATAATTATCAcaaccattttcttattatatggtgaaaattacgaaaaagTTGCAAGattgaattttcccatacacATTCCATACGATTGGCGCGTTTCCCTAACGCAGATATCAAAAGGCGGATGAAACGATTCCAAGCGTTGGTTCAATAAATACAtacgggtcattccatacgaagtgaccacgaaaaagcacaaacttggacacgaccatcacagattttgctcaaagttgggagaattattcatctactgtcactttggaaaaatcccaaatttggtgtcgattggaataccccccgctctgtgggaccccccccCCCTGTTTGTTGCTGAgccacgcattttttgttcaaaatctctttttgcctttctcctagaaaggtatagcaatcactggaaaaaccgaaggtataaaagtggtcccaatgtcCGAATGtaatataccactcgacttctttcgacgaactgagcattttctgtatgtatgtatgtatgtgtgtatgtgtgtgtgtgtgtgtgtgtatgtgcaattttttttctcactcacttttctcagagatagctggaccgattttcataaaattaattgcaaatgaaaggtctagttgcgccataggttgctattgaatttcattgtaatcggatttttagtttagagattatgtatcaaaatgtaaacatcacgaa
It includes:
- the LOC129718638 gene encoding uncharacterized protein LOC129718638 isoform X2, yielding MENEIEDVPNHDTTASENDQLESLESISDASPAELPLESETQLPSSQSKSQQVTTVNDVLTEVRPSFNLINKLNNGSPNAFEGEADQCEQEPPAIAELEPPFKKNRRVQVPSSDITRGISSIEPSPKKPLKKKLHDPTPQKIGILVGIPCRRRPSKGLSPEDAQLDIIKHFALVFLFSRLKNPSKWDVKTFEEIKALGDNISSALVMSKFSVPYEEKIYHLLLTGTIAKGRIRSTNAPPPNFKNALIEHISGYSGLVLKCETHYLITWRTAEGYYLYDPCIRDTSQLAFFNSLKMMMQFILEVKQLNDRSKFYMSKISIASVEEDNVVTLKRRSRTASRFLILSENKALLMGDKYLKDPSFRLESLRISLNAIDCSRKLETRSWDATVLNGLFGGKMTDKVINKLGIFFNEEDGSEHCFLLEQSRLIRMDVAFGSTQREEFEQLINRLLAIRIAVVLKIEEACVAIWSSENIIYWFCPLRYDELELDPLELEDKACFLYAFDSLPCLSSVLFSYLTESRLLPRHSIRVLAVDSEPFGPSPRVPLVDSSDSLNRSELEIHIADGIRKRILISDEDFPVLTLSEAKLCRIMLRDIVQEAERKCD
- the LOC129718638 gene encoding uncharacterized protein LOC129718638 isoform X1 → MENEIEDVPNHDTTASENDQLESLESISDASPAELPLESETQLPSSQSKSQQVTTVNDVLTEVRPSFNLINKLNNGSPNAFEGEADQCEQEPPAIAELEPPFKKNRRVQVPSSDITRGISSIEPSPKKPLKKKLHDPTPQKIGILVGIPCRRRPSKGLSSPEDAQLDIIKHFALVFLFSRLKNPSKWDVKTFEEIKALGDNISSALVMSKFSVPYEEKIYHLLLTGTIAKGRIRSTNAPPPNFKNALIEHISGYSGLVLKCETHYLITWRTAEGYYLYDPCIRDTSQLAFFNSLKMMMQFILEVKQLNDRSKFYMSKISIASVEEDNVVTLKRRSRTASRFLILSENKALLMGDKYLKDPSFRLESLRISLNAIDCSRKLETRSWDATVLNGLFGGKMTDKVINKLGIFFNEEDGSEHCFLLEQSRLIRMDVAFGSTQREEFEQLINRLLAIRIAVVLKIEEACVAIWSSENIIYWFCPLRYDELELDPLELEDKACFLYAFDSLPCLSSVLFSYLTESRLLPRHSIRVLAVDSEPFGPSPRVPLVDSSDSLNRSELEIHIADGIRKRILISDEDFPVLTLSEAKLCRIMLRDIVQEAERKCD